From Pontibacter actiniarum, a single genomic window includes:
- a CDS encoding OmpA family protein has translation MKKQLVRASVFLLAGSMALSSCVVSKKKYDDLMARKNALEVDKAGLEEDKATLEQQKAALESAKADLEQERAQLEQQKRAYEESLAKALKEGKALGENLNMSKSQIERLNADLKAREARLAELQRVLDEKEAAVANLRNRVSNALLGFNDKDLTIDVRNGKVYVSLAEQLLFNSGSTKVDPKGVEALRKLASVLKEQQDVNVLVEGHTDDVPIAKGTVGMQDNWDLSVLRATEITRILANAGVDPTRVTPSGRSKYVPLDESKTKEARQKNRRTEIILTPKLDELFQILETT, from the coding sequence ATGAAAAAACAATTGGTAAGAGCCTCTGTGTTTTTGCTGGCTGGCAGCATGGCGCTCTCATCCTGCGTGGTATCCAAAAAGAAGTATGACGACCTGATGGCCCGCAAGAATGCCCTGGAGGTAGACAAGGCAGGCTTGGAGGAAGATAAGGCAACACTGGAGCAGCAAAAAGCCGCCCTGGAATCAGCGAAGGCTGACCTGGAGCAGGAGCGCGCCCAGCTGGAGCAGCAGAAGCGTGCCTATGAGGAGAGCCTGGCAAAAGCCCTGAAAGAAGGCAAAGCCCTTGGCGAGAACCTAAACATGAGCAAATCGCAGATTGAGCGCCTGAACGCTGACCTGAAGGCACGTGAGGCGCGCCTGGCTGAGCTGCAGCGCGTGCTGGACGAAAAGGAAGCGGCCGTGGCTAACCTGCGTAACCGCGTGAGCAACGCCCTGCTCGGCTTCAACGATAAGGACCTGACCATTGATGTGCGCAACGGCAAAGTATACGTGTCGCTGGCAGAGCAGCTGCTGTTTAACTCTGGCTCTACCAAAGTTGACCCCAAAGGTGTGGAGGCCCTGCGCAAGCTCGCCTCTGTGCTGAAGGAGCAACAGGACGTGAACGTGCTGGTGGAGGGACACACGGACGATGTGCCGATCGCAAAAGGAACGGTTGGCATGCAGGATAACTGGGACCTGAGTGTGCTCCGTGCCACTGAGATCACGCGTATCCTGGCAAATGCCGGTGTAGATCCGACCCGGGTTACCCCATCAGGCCGCTCAAAGTATGTGCCGCTGGATGAGTCAAAAACGAAGGAGGCGCGTCAGAAAAACCGCCGCACCGAAATCATCCTGACGCCAAAGCTGGATGAGCTCTTCCAGATTCTGGAGACGACCTGA
- a CDS encoding bifunctional transcriptional activator/DNA repair enzyme AdaA — translation MNHYETVAKALAYIRNHVQQQPALEEVAAHVHMSPFHFQRLFTEWAGVSPKKFLQYLTLNHAKAVLARNSSLADAAFHTGLSGASRLHDLFLSLEGMTPGEFKKQGEQLQLNYSFGSCVFGNYLVASTDRGICHLHFYEEAAAALQEVQQSWPKATLALAPDELHAQVADFLHNRLKPDAPKLKLHLRGTPFQLKVWEALLRIPEGQLTSYATLAHRIGQPTASRAVGTAIGSNPVGFLIPCHRVIKSVGGIGEYRWGSARKMAMIGWEAAQAANAEPDSARDLPLFQQR, via the coding sequence ATGAACCATTACGAAACTGTGGCAAAGGCCCTGGCCTACATCCGGAACCACGTGCAGCAGCAGCCGGCGCTTGAGGAGGTGGCGGCGCATGTGCACATGAGCCCCTTTCACTTTCAGCGTTTGTTTACCGAGTGGGCCGGTGTGAGCCCTAAAAAGTTTCTGCAGTACCTCACCCTGAACCATGCCAAAGCCGTGCTGGCCCGAAACAGCAGCCTTGCCGATGCGGCCTTTCACACAGGCCTTAGCGGCGCGAGCCGGTTGCACGACCTGTTTCTGAGCCTGGAAGGAATGACGCCCGGCGAGTTTAAAAAGCAGGGAGAGCAGCTGCAGCTGAACTATAGCTTCGGGAGCTGCGTGTTTGGCAACTACCTTGTTGCCTCTACGGACCGGGGCATCTGCCACCTGCATTTTTACGAGGAGGCCGCGGCCGCGCTGCAGGAGGTACAGCAGAGCTGGCCAAAGGCAACCCTGGCGCTGGCACCTGATGAGTTGCATGCGCAGGTTGCCGATTTTCTGCACAACAGGCTTAAGCCGGACGCGCCGAAGCTAAAGCTGCACCTGCGCGGCACCCCCTTTCAACTCAAAGTGTGGGAGGCGCTGCTGCGTATCCCCGAGGGGCAGCTGACGTCTTATGCCACGCTGGCCCACCGCATTGGGCAGCCCACGGCCAGCAGAGCCGTGGGCACGGCTATCGGTAGCAACCCTGTCGGTTTCCTGATCCCCTGCCACCGTGTTATAAAAAGTGTGGGCGGCATAGGCGAATACCGCTGGGGAAGCGCGCGCAAAATGGCCATGATCGGTTGGGAGGCGGCCCAGGCGGCCAACGCTGAACCAGATTCGGCACGTGACTTGCCGCTCTTTCAGCAGCGGTAG
- a CDS encoding tetratricopeptide repeat protein, giving the protein MKKRLIAILAFFCATTFSFAQEQTSETSVKVLPMFGGKQKTETEQKQDEKFLTSCDKNFSTRVEASKFFMERGWEYLNEGQTDTAMYRFNLAWLLNPGNKDTYWAFGLVTSAKGQSEEAISLYEKALELDPKNSLLLSDVAAAYLAVYKENKKKKYLKKAAGYVNTATAADAGNAYALYNTSLVKFYEKKYGEAWDYLHRSRAINMTQIDYGYIMELVAQMPDPQGFFKQMAPDVNTDTAQN; this is encoded by the coding sequence ATGAAGAAGAGACTTATCGCTATACTGGCCTTTTTTTGTGCCACCACCTTTAGCTTTGCGCAGGAGCAAACGAGCGAAACCAGCGTGAAAGTGCTCCCGATGTTCGGGGGCAAGCAAAAGACGGAAACGGAGCAGAAGCAGGATGAGAAGTTCCTGACCAGCTGCGACAAGAACTTCAGTACCCGTGTGGAGGCTAGTAAGTTCTTTATGGAGCGTGGCTGGGAGTACCTGAACGAAGGGCAGACCGACACGGCCATGTACCGCTTTAACCTGGCCTGGCTCCTCAACCCGGGCAACAAAGACACCTACTGGGCCTTCGGCCTGGTTACATCAGCAAAGGGCCAAAGCGAGGAGGCCATTAGCCTGTACGAAAAAGCACTGGAGCTGGACCCTAAAAACTCGCTCCTGCTCTCGGATGTGGCTGCTGCCTACCTGGCTGTCTATAAAGAGAACAAAAAGAAAAAGTACCTGAAAAAAGCCGCCGGCTATGTTAATACAGCCACTGCCGCGGACGCCGGCAATGCCTATGCGCTGTACAACACGTCGCTGGTGAAGTTCTATGAGAAGAAATACGGCGAGGCTTGGGACTACCTGCACCGGAGCCGCGCCATCAACATGACGCAGATCGACTATGGGTATATCATGGAGCTGGTCGCCCAGATGCCGGACCCGCAGGGCTTCTTTAAGCAAATGGCCCCGGACGTCAACACAGATACCGCCCAAAATTAA
- a CDS encoding DUF2062 domain-containing protein encodes MLNLLRQGMTPRSLSATVAVGGVIGVVPAIGVTTILSTAVAARFRLNIAATVLVSYLVQPLQLLLAIPFIRLGISLFGLGELRLSLGEMQRMFKADWLDALNKLWLANLAGIAAWAMLAIPAGVLLYFVLIPLLGKVLPRPRVDAGVAQGTPVEISTGKE; translated from the coding sequence GTGCTAAACCTGCTGCGGCAGGGCATGACACCGCGCAGCCTGTCGGCAACAGTGGCCGTTGGCGGTGTGATCGGCGTGGTGCCGGCCATCGGCGTTACCACCATTCTAAGCACGGCCGTTGCTGCGCGCTTCCGGCTGAACATTGCAGCGACAGTGCTGGTAAGTTACCTGGTGCAGCCATTGCAGCTATTGCTGGCGATACCGTTCATCCGTTTGGGCATTTCCCTGTTTGGGCTAGGGGAGTTGCGCCTGTCGCTGGGGGAGATGCAGCGCATGTTCAAGGCCGACTGGCTGGACGCGCTGAACAAGCTCTGGCTGGCCAACCTGGCCGGCATAGCCGCTTGGGCCATGCTTGCCATCCCTGCGGGTGTTTTACTTTATTTTGTGCTGATTCCCCTCCTCGGCAAGGTGCTGCCGCGGCCGCGCGTAGATGCCGGAGTCGCGCAGGGTACTCCCGTAGAAATATCAACCGGCAAAGAATAA
- a CDS encoding AI-2E family transporter — MGKKTKELQRLTFILLFFILLVFVLVKARDFLYPISMAVLFAYLLYPVEKKLEQWGVPRILANFITIITAVGVFSGLLILLYMQLSSFLTDFPAMQDKALSNLDRLQRTIDQRFGDSSPQNKHWLRTQVVEGLELSSSFLSELLMATTNTLVKFGLMPVYVFLALYYRNKVENFIYRQLPSYQHSKAQQEINEISNVTKHYMAGVVIVILILCVINTTGLLLIGVEYAILLGILSAFMNFIPYFGTLIGGAIPLLYTFVIQGDPNKALAVLGFFLVVQFTENNILTPNITGGKVNINPMFTILSIIVGGMIWGLPGMFVAVPYLGMFKIYCDHNPDLSSWSFMLGTEGTEEHALTFGKIKDALGFGKKK; from the coding sequence ATGGGAAAAAAAACCAAAGAACTGCAACGCCTCACTTTCATACTTCTTTTTTTTATCCTGCTGGTATTTGTGCTGGTAAAGGCACGCGACTTTTTGTACCCGATCTCTATGGCGGTGCTTTTCGCCTACCTGCTTTACCCGGTCGAGAAGAAGCTGGAGCAGTGGGGGGTGCCGCGCATCCTGGCCAACTTCATCACCATCATTACGGCAGTGGGCGTCTTTTCAGGGCTGCTGATCCTGCTGTACATGCAGCTGTCCTCTTTCCTGACGGATTTCCCGGCCATGCAGGACAAAGCCTTGTCCAACCTCGACCGCCTGCAGCGAACCATCGACCAGCGCTTCGGGGACAGCAGCCCGCAAAACAAGCACTGGCTGCGGACACAGGTGGTAGAGGGGCTGGAGCTGAGCAGCAGCTTTCTCAGTGAGTTGCTCATGGCCACCACCAACACTCTGGTAAAATTCGGGCTGATGCCGGTTTACGTTTTTCTGGCCCTCTACTACCGCAACAAGGTCGAGAACTTTATTTACCGGCAGCTGCCCTCGTACCAGCATTCCAAGGCACAGCAGGAGATAAACGAGATTTCGAACGTGACCAAGCATTACATGGCCGGCGTCGTCATCGTTATACTTATACTTTGCGTGATCAATACCACAGGCTTGCTGTTGATAGGCGTGGAGTATGCCATTTTGCTGGGCATCCTGTCAGCCTTCATGAACTTTATTCCCTATTTCGGCACGCTTATCGGCGGGGCCATTCCCTTGCTGTACACGTTTGTCATTCAGGGCGACCCGAACAAGGCACTGGCGGTACTGGGCTTTTTCCTGGTGGTGCAGTTCACGGAAAACAACATCCTTACGCCCAACATTACGGGCGGCAAGGTAAACATCAACCCCATGTTCACCATACTAAGTATAATTGTGGGCGGGATGATCTGGGGGTTGCCGGGCATGTTTGTGGCAGTGCCGTACCTGGGCATGTTCAAGATCTACTGCGACCACAACCCAGACCTCTCCTCCTGGTCTTTCATGCTGGGCACCGAGGGCACAGAGGAACACGCCTTAACCTTTGGCAAAATCAAAGACGCGCTGGGCTTTGGCAAAAAAAAGTAA
- the rmuC gene encoding DNA recombination protein RmuC, protein MEIIVGIAAFLGGLVVAFLALRGKLNSLQQVANQAAVMQGVLEGQAKQRSQEAEQLKSLLREAQTETLELTNALTKTETDYEHLKSRLQEQGRELELLREKFLQQFQSISNQVLMTNAEHFNKASSENLERILSPLKDRIKEFEVKVEQTYEKSLKDSVSLKEQITQLAALNQQMSQDAINLTKALKGESKTQGNWGEYLLESLLEKSGLRKGVHYEREEVRQNDESKVYRPDVIIRLPEGKHLIIDSKMSLVAYEAYCSCEDEHQQEVYLRGHINSVRTHFSDLGRKNYHRLNGINSPDFVLMYIPIEPAFNLAVQHDHDLFIDAFDKNIVLVTTSTLLATLRTVAGVWRQEDQKRNVLKIAEESGKLYDKFVGFVDDLKTVGKHLENSQSSYNSAMNKLTEGRGNLIRRVEILRELGAKTSKTLDENLLQEAQLTEETE, encoded by the coding sequence ATGGAGATAATTGTAGGTATAGCCGCCTTTTTGGGTGGCCTTGTGGTGGCCTTTCTGGCGCTGAGGGGGAAGCTGAACTCCTTGCAACAAGTTGCCAACCAGGCCGCTGTTATGCAGGGTGTGCTGGAGGGGCAGGCAAAGCAGCGCTCGCAGGAGGCAGAACAGCTAAAGTCTCTCCTGCGGGAGGCACAGACCGAAACACTGGAGCTGACCAATGCCCTCACCAAAACAGAAACCGATTACGAGCACCTGAAGAGCCGCCTGCAGGAGCAGGGGCGCGAGTTGGAGTTGCTCCGGGAGAAGTTTCTGCAGCAGTTTCAGAGCATCTCTAACCAGGTGCTGATGACCAATGCCGAGCACTTCAACAAGGCCTCTTCAGAAAACCTGGAGCGCATCCTTTCCCCTTTAAAAGACCGCATCAAAGAGTTTGAGGTAAAGGTGGAGCAGACCTATGAGAAGAGCTTGAAAGACAGTGTTTCACTTAAAGAGCAGATTACGCAACTGGCGGCCCTGAACCAGCAGATGAGCCAGGATGCCATCAACCTGACCAAAGCACTGAAAGGCGAAAGCAAGACACAGGGCAACTGGGGAGAATATCTGCTGGAGAGCCTGCTGGAGAAGTCGGGGCTCCGTAAGGGCGTTCACTACGAGCGCGAGGAGGTGCGCCAGAACGACGAAAGCAAAGTATACCGCCCGGATGTGATCATTCGCTTGCCCGAAGGAAAGCACCTTATCATCGACTCGAAGATGTCTTTGGTGGCTTATGAGGCGTATTGCAGCTGCGAGGACGAGCACCAGCAGGAAGTATACCTGCGTGGCCACATTAACTCGGTGCGCACCCACTTTTCAGACCTCGGCCGCAAAAACTATCACCGCCTGAACGGCATCAACTCACCGGACTTCGTGCTGATGTACATTCCGATTGAGCCGGCCTTCAACCTGGCGGTGCAGCACGACCACGATCTCTTTATAGATGCCTTTGATAAGAACATCGTTCTGGTAACCACCTCTACCCTGCTGGCCACGCTGCGCACGGTTGCCGGTGTGTGGCGCCAGGAGGACCAAAAGCGAAACGTGCTGAAGATTGCCGAGGAAAGCGGGAAACTGTACGATAAGTTCGTCGGTTTTGTGGATGATCTGAAAACCGTGGGCAAGCACCTCGAAAACAGCCAAAGCTCCTACAACAGCGCTATGAACAAATTGACCGAGGGGCGCGGGAATCTGATTCGCCGGGTAGAGATTCTGCGCGAATTAGGGGCTAAAACAAGCAAAACGCTAGACGAAAACCTGCTGCAGGAGGCACAGCTGACAGAGGAGACGGAATAA
- a CDS encoding outer membrane beta-barrel protein: MKSLLSALLLLVAVVQAFAQTPAIFGTVQSNSDKTPLPGANVVLSRTTDSFQTATVTDTEGRFRFERVAKGQYKVEINYLGFEKFSRSFQVQDGPVNLGALQLQDASTAIKEVQIVGRAPLGEQKGDTSQFNAKAFKTAPDASAEDLVTKMPGVTIQDGKVQAQGEDVKQVMIDGKRYTGEDVSSAMRNISSDMVESVQVFDGQSDRAAFSGFDDGNRVKTINFITKKEARQGYTGKASAGYGTDERYMVGAALNYFNNSRRITVTGLTNNINMFDFSVGETPGGGMRGRRGGWGRSNPTGIINTNTFSLNYNDMWGKKVEVSGNYTYSNRDIVNDQYVFRDYVNSDTTYVENSNNRSKEDNHRFNFRLQYNMNENNRLLVTPSITLQQSNDFVQRYANTVAGADTLTRSLNSTAADKTTLNISNNILYSHRFGDSGRILTADLNTSYSSTDGDTYQLQNTDNLVNPARDLYRNQYVSQDNDNFAWSGNLDYSQRLGENSRLQLEYNIGNQNNDADRRTYDFVESTGTFADLIAPLSNTFQSDYLSQRVGPSYQYKTENTSLQFGARYQYATLESDNEYPKPYSLKRSFSNVLPSLEYEYKFSRSQNLRINFRTNTDVPSVGQLQQVLDISNPLQLATGNPDLNQAYQNRLNLRYRNFNAETNRVFFMGVFGTMTQNYIANSVYTNGTVPVALPEGYELQPGARFSRPVNLDGYWSVRSFMNYGQPLNFISSNFNVFAGVGYTRIPGMINDQVNYANTTNFGGGLNISSNISEKVDFNVSTHSNYNIVDNTRNQAGNQSNNYFTQSTSLRYNWTLWKGLVYRTELNHQYNGGLSAGVDKSFLLWNMSIGKKVFKNQQGEISLSVNDLLQQNVSIQRNIASDYVEDVQSSVLQRFFMLTFSYNLRKFNGGEAPATEEQRGNWGGPRRN; the protein is encoded by the coding sequence ATGAAGAGCTTACTTTCGGCACTCCTGCTACTGGTGGCAGTGGTGCAGGCCTTTGCCCAGACGCCGGCCATTTTCGGCACCGTGCAAAGCAACAGTGATAAAACACCCCTCCCGGGCGCCAACGTGGTGCTTTCCCGTACCACCGACTCCTTCCAGACCGCTACCGTAACCGACACAGAGGGGCGCTTTCGCTTTGAGCGGGTGGCAAAGGGGCAGTATAAGGTGGAGATCAACTACCTGGGCTTTGAGAAGTTTTCCAGATCCTTTCAGGTGCAGGACGGCCCGGTAAACCTGGGGGCGCTGCAACTGCAGGATGCCAGCACGGCTATAAAAGAAGTGCAGATCGTGGGGCGCGCGCCGCTTGGCGAGCAGAAAGGCGATACCTCCCAGTTTAATGCCAAGGCCTTTAAAACAGCACCCGATGCCAGCGCAGAAGACCTGGTGACGAAAATGCCGGGCGTAACCATTCAGGATGGCAAGGTACAGGCCCAGGGAGAGGATGTGAAGCAGGTGATGATCGACGGCAAGCGCTATACCGGGGAGGACGTGAGCTCGGCCATGCGCAACATCTCTTCCGACATGGTGGAGAGCGTGCAGGTATTCGACGGGCAAAGCGACCGTGCTGCCTTCAGCGGCTTTGATGACGGCAACCGGGTGAAAACCATCAACTTTATCACCAAGAAAGAAGCGCGCCAGGGCTACACGGGCAAAGCCTCCGCTGGCTACGGCACGGATGAGCGCTACATGGTTGGCGCTGCGCTGAACTACTTCAACAACAGCAGGCGGATCACCGTGACGGGGCTGACCAACAACATCAACATGTTTGACTTCTCGGTGGGCGAAACACCGGGTGGCGGCATGCGTGGCCGCAGGGGCGGCTGGGGCCGCAGCAATCCGACCGGCATCATTAACACGAACACCTTCAGCCTGAACTACAACGATATGTGGGGCAAAAAGGTGGAGGTAAGCGGAAACTACACGTACTCTAACCGGGATATCGTAAACGACCAGTACGTTTTCCGGGATTACGTGAACAGCGACACGACTTATGTTGAGAACAGCAACAACCGCAGCAAGGAAGACAACCACCGCTTTAACTTCAGGTTGCAGTACAACATGAATGAAAACAACCGCTTGCTGGTTACACCCAGCATTACGCTGCAGCAGAGCAATGACTTTGTGCAGCGCTACGCCAACACCGTCGCCGGCGCCGATACACTGACCCGCTCCCTGAACTCTACCGCTGCGGATAAAACAACGCTGAACATCTCCAACAACATCCTCTACTCCCACCGCTTTGGCGACTCCGGCCGCATCTTAACGGCTGACCTGAACACCAGCTACAGCAGCACCGACGGTGACACGTACCAACTGCAGAACACCGATAACCTGGTGAACCCGGCGCGTGACCTGTACCGAAACCAATACGTCAGCCAGGACAACGATAACTTTGCCTGGTCCGGTAACCTGGATTACTCGCAGCGGCTTGGCGAGAACTCGCGCCTGCAGCTGGAGTACAACATCGGCAACCAGAACAACGACGCTGACCGCAGGACCTATGATTTTGTGGAAAGCACCGGCACCTTTGCCGACTTGATTGCGCCGCTGAGCAACACCTTCCAGAGCGATTACCTGTCTCAGCGCGTGGGTCCCAGCTACCAGTATAAAACAGAGAACACCAGCCTGCAGTTTGGCGCCCGTTACCAGTATGCCACCCTGGAGAGCGACAACGAGTACCCGAAGCCGTATTCGCTGAAGCGCAGTTTCTCCAATGTGCTGCCATCTTTAGAGTATGAGTACAAGTTCTCCCGCTCTCAGAACCTGCGCATTAATTTCCGAACTAACACGGATGTGCCTAGCGTGGGGCAGCTGCAGCAAGTGCTGGACATATCTAACCCGCTGCAGCTCGCGACCGGAAACCCGGATTTGAACCAGGCCTACCAGAACAGGCTGAACCTGCGCTACAGAAACTTCAATGCAGAAACTAACCGGGTGTTCTTTATGGGTGTTTTCGGTACAATGACCCAGAACTACATTGCCAACAGCGTGTACACCAACGGTACGGTGCCTGTGGCGCTGCCTGAGGGATACGAGCTGCAGCCGGGTGCCCGTTTCTCCCGTCCGGTAAACCTGGATGGTTACTGGAGCGTGCGCTCGTTCATGAACTACGGCCAGCCACTGAATTTTATCAGCTCTAACTTTAACGTGTTTGCTGGTGTTGGCTACACCAGAATACCGGGTATGATAAACGACCAGGTAAACTATGCCAACACCACCAACTTTGGGGGCGGCCTTAACATCAGCAGCAACATCAGCGAGAAGGTAGACTTTAACGTCTCTACCCACTCTAACTACAACATCGTAGACAATACACGTAACCAGGCCGGTAACCAGAGCAACAATTACTTTACCCAGAGCACCAGCCTGCGCTATAACTGGACGCTGTGGAAGGGGCTGGTTTACCGCACGGAGCTTAACCACCAGTACAATGGCGGCCTTTCGGCTGGCGTAGACAAAAGCTTCCTGCTTTGGAATATGAGCATCGGCAAGAAGGTGTTCAAGAACCAGCAAGGCGAGATTAGCCTGAGCGTGAACGACCTGCTGCAGCAGAATGTGAGCATCCAGCGTAACATTGCCTCCGATTATGTGGAGGACGTACAGTCGTCGGTACTGCAGCGTTTCTTTATGCTGACCTTTAGCTACAACCTCCGCAAGTTTAACGGCGGGGAGGCTCCGGCCACGGAAGAGCAAAGAGGCAACTGGGGAGGCCCGCGCCGCAACTAG
- a CDS encoding DEAD/DEAH box helicase, translated as MATFKDLNLSAALLQSLHDLHYTSPTPIQEQAIPLLLQGLDVAGQAETGSGKTAAFGLPLLQRIKPELQQVQALVVVPTRELAVQVRQELKQYARHIPNLKISAFYGGHSFRMEEASLEHPPQVLVGTPGRLTDHLSRKTLRLSNTAQVVLDEADKLLEMGFEEELDELLRALPRNRQTVLFSATMADDVKQLIANSLKDPKFVQATATALPDRITYYGVQVQDEQKKQALAQLLQSIDAAGTVVFVNARLTTEEIADYLQQYGFAARALHGKLDQMERDKTMTLFRNGTTSVLVATDLAARGLDIDVLQQIVHYELPQHEDAYLHRSGRTGRAGKSGTVYTFVNSREAQKLEQWQEVQVDKWLNQKDMAPATSAPAVAASALTTLHISGGRKDKLSPRDIVGALIAEVGLAATDIGKIEIQDRHSFVAVPEGAASRAVRKLNDAKIKGRRYKVSYVK; from the coding sequence ATGGCAACTTTCAAAGACCTGAACCTATCCGCCGCTCTCCTGCAGAGCCTGCACGACCTGCACTATACCTCACCTACCCCGATACAGGAGCAGGCCATTCCGCTGCTGTTGCAAGGCCTAGACGTGGCGGGGCAGGCAGAAACCGGAAGCGGTAAAACGGCGGCCTTCGGCCTGCCGCTTTTGCAGCGCATTAAACCGGAGCTACAGCAGGTGCAGGCCCTGGTGGTGGTGCCTACGCGCGAGCTGGCTGTGCAGGTGCGCCAGGAGCTAAAGCAGTATGCCCGCCACATCCCGAACCTGAAGATCAGCGCTTTTTACGGTGGCCACTCCTTTAGAATGGAGGAAGCCTCGCTGGAGCATCCGCCGCAGGTGCTGGTGGGTACCCCGGGCCGCCTGACCGATCACCTGAGCCGCAAAACCCTGCGTTTAAGCAACACGGCTCAAGTGGTTTTAGATGAGGCGGATAAACTGCTGGAGATGGGCTTTGAGGAGGAGCTGGACGAGCTGCTGCGGGCATTGCCGCGCAACCGACAGACCGTGCTGTTCTCTGCTACCATGGCCGACGATGTCAAGCAGCTGATCGCAAACTCCCTGAAGGATCCGAAATTTGTACAGGCTACCGCTACGGCTTTGCCTGACCGCATCACCTACTATGGGGTGCAGGTACAGGACGAGCAAAAAAAGCAGGCGCTTGCACAGTTGCTCCAAAGTATAGACGCGGCCGGAACGGTGGTCTTCGTCAACGCCCGCCTGACCACTGAGGAGATTGCTGACTACCTGCAGCAGTACGGCTTTGCGGCCAGGGCCCTGCACGGAAAACTGGACCAGATGGAGCGGGATAAAACCATGACGCTCTTCCGCAACGGCACCACCTCCGTGCTGGTCGCTACCGACCTGGCTGCCCGTGGGCTGGATATAGATGTGCTGCAGCAGATTGTGCACTACGAGCTGCCTCAACACGAAGATGCTTACCTGCACCGCAGCGGCCGAACTGGCCGGGCCGGAAAATCGGGAACGGTGTATACCTTCGTAAACTCCCGCGAAGCCCAGAAACTGGAGCAGTGGCAGGAGGTGCAGGTAGATAAATGGCTTAACCAGAAAGACATGGCGCCGGCGACTTCGGCTCCCGCTGTAGCTGCCTCTGCCCTTACAACATTGCACATCAGCGGAGGCCGCAAAGACAAGCTCAGCCCGCGCGATATTGTGGGTGCCCTTATTGCGGAAGTGGGACTTGCTGCTACTGACATCGGTAAAATCGAAATTCAGGACCGCCACAGCTTTGTTGCCGTGCCCGAAGGCGCCGCCAGCCGCGCCGTGCGCAAACTGAACGACGCAAAGATAAAAGGCCGGCGCTACAAGGTAAGCTACGTCAAGTAA